One stretch of Arachis hypogaea cultivar Tifrunner chromosome 20, arahy.Tifrunner.gnm2.J5K5, whole genome shotgun sequence DNA includes these proteins:
- the LOC112783925 gene encoding amino acid permease 3 isoform X2, whose translation MVEDVASGNHHLQQQQPQAFDVSVEGYEHRDSKFFDEDGRHKRTGTVWTASAHIITAVIGAGVLSLSWAIAQLGWVAGPAAMILFSLVTYYTSTLLSVCYRTGDPVNGKRNHTYMDAVRSILGGFKVKICGCIQYANLFGVAVGYTVAASISMMAVQRSNCFHSSGGKDPCHMNSNVYMITFGVAEIILSQIPDFDQLWWLSIVAAVMSFTYSIIGLGLGVGKVVENKRVRGSLTGITVGTVSESRKIWRTFQALGDIAFAYSYSMILIEIEDTVKSPPKESTTMKKATFISVVVTTFFYMLCGCFGYAAFGDSSPGNLLTGFGFYNPFWLLDVANAAIVVHLVGAYQVYCQPLFSFIEKTATDRFPNSDFVNKEIKIPIPGYHPYKLNLFRLVWRTIFVIITTLLSMLLPFFNDIVGLLGAIGFWPITVYFPVEMYIVQKRIPKWSTRWVCLYMLSFACLIVSVTAAAGSVAGIIDDVKVYKPFRTNY comes from the exons ATGGTTGAGGACGTAGCTAGCGGCAACCACCAcctccaacaacaacaaccacaagcatttgatgTCTCCGTTGAAGGGTATGAACACAGAGATTCCAAGTTCTTTGATGAGGACGGCCGCCACAAACGAACTG GTACTGTGTGGACTGCAAGTGCGCACATAATAACGGCGGTTATTGGCGCTGGGGTGTTGTCCTTGTCTTGGGCTATAGCTCAGCTTGGTTGGGTTGCTGGTCCTGCTGCGATGATTCTCTTCTCTCTTGTTACCTACTACACTTCCACTCTTCTATCTGTTTGTTACCGTACCGGTGACCCAGTTAATGGAAAGAGAAACCACACATACATGGATGCTGTTAGATCAATTCTTG GTGGCTTTAAGGTCAAGATTTGCGGTTGTATTCAGTATGCTAACCTTTTTGGCGTTGCCGTTGGGTACACAGTAGCAGCTTCCATAAGCATGAT GGCAGTCCAAAGGTCTAATTGCTTCCACAGTAGCGGTGGGAAGGATCCGTGCCACATGAATAGCAATGTGTACATGATTACGTTTGGTGTTGCGGAAATTATCCTCTCCCAAATTCCAGACTTCGATCAGTTATGGTGGCTTTCCATTGTAGCTGCTGTCATGTCCTTCACTTACTCGATAATTGGACTGGGTTTGGGTGTTGGTAAAGTCGTAG AAAACAAGAGAGTAAGAGGAAGCCTAACCGGCATAACTGTTGGGACTGTGAGTGAGAGTAGAAAAATTTGGAGAACCTTCCAAGCACTTGGCGACATAGCCTTTGCTTACTCATACTCAATGATCCTGATAGAAATTGAG GATACTGTCAAATCTCCTCCAAAAGAGTCCACAACAATGAAGAAGGCTACTTTCATTAGTGTAGTAGTCACAACCTTTTTCTACATGCTATGCGGCTGCTTTGGATACGCTGCTTTCGGAGACTCGAGCCCCGGAAACCTTCTCACTGGATTCGGATTCTACAATCCGTTTTGGCTGCTTGACGTAGCCAATGCTGCCATTGTTGTCCACCTTGTTGGCGCATACCAAGTGTACTGCCAGCCCCTTTTCTCATTCATAGAGAAAACGGCCACGGATAGATTCCCAAACAGTGATTTCgtcaacaaagaaattaaaataccGATCCCAGGGTACCATCCGTATAAACTCAATCTCTTCAGATTGGTGTGGAGGACAATTTTTGTCATCATAACAACTCTTTTATCAATGCTACTTCCATTTTTCAATGACATTGTGGGGCTTCTTGGAGCCATTGGATTTTGGCCCATAACAGTGTATTTTCCGGTGGAGATGTACATTGTTCAGAAGAGAATACCAAAGTGGAGCACAAGATGGGTATGCTTATACATGCTTAGTTTTGCTTGCCTTATAGTTAGTGTGACAGCTGCAGCAGGTTCTGTTGCTGGGATCATCGACGATGTAAAAGTTTACAAGCCATTTAGGACTAACTACTAA
- the LOC112783925 gene encoding amino acid permease 3 isoform X1, with protein MVEDVASGNHHLQQQQPQAFDVSVEGYEHRDSKFFDEDGRHKRTGTVWTASAHIITAVIGAGVLSLSWAIAQLGWVAGPAAMILFSLVTYYTSTLLSVCYRTGDPVNGKRNHTYMDAVRSILGMLCHQIQFTKAIFLGLETGGFKVKICGCIQYANLFGVAVGYTVAASISMMAVQRSNCFHSSGGKDPCHMNSNVYMITFGVAEIILSQIPDFDQLWWLSIVAAVMSFTYSIIGLGLGVGKVVENKRVRGSLTGITVGTVSESRKIWRTFQALGDIAFAYSYSMILIEIEDTVKSPPKESTTMKKATFISVVVTTFFYMLCGCFGYAAFGDSSPGNLLTGFGFYNPFWLLDVANAAIVVHLVGAYQVYCQPLFSFIEKTATDRFPNSDFVNKEIKIPIPGYHPYKLNLFRLVWRTIFVIITTLLSMLLPFFNDIVGLLGAIGFWPITVYFPVEMYIVQKRIPKWSTRWVCLYMLSFACLIVSVTAAAGSVAGIIDDVKVYKPFRTNY; from the exons ATGGTTGAGGACGTAGCTAGCGGCAACCACCAcctccaacaacaacaaccacaagcatttgatgTCTCCGTTGAAGGGTATGAACACAGAGATTCCAAGTTCTTTGATGAGGACGGCCGCCACAAACGAACTG GTACTGTGTGGACTGCAAGTGCGCACATAATAACGGCGGTTATTGGCGCTGGGGTGTTGTCCTTGTCTTGGGCTATAGCTCAGCTTGGTTGGGTTGCTGGTCCTGCTGCGATGATTCTCTTCTCTCTTGTTACCTACTACACTTCCACTCTTCTATCTGTTTGTTACCGTACCGGTGACCCAGTTAATGGAAAGAGAAACCACACATACATGGATGCTGTTAGATCAATTCTTGGTATGTTATGCCACCAGATTCAATTCACCAAAGCAATTTTTTTGGGGCTGGAAACTG GTGGCTTTAAGGTCAAGATTTGCGGTTGTATTCAGTATGCTAACCTTTTTGGCGTTGCCGTTGGGTACACAGTAGCAGCTTCCATAAGCATGAT GGCAGTCCAAAGGTCTAATTGCTTCCACAGTAGCGGTGGGAAGGATCCGTGCCACATGAATAGCAATGTGTACATGATTACGTTTGGTGTTGCGGAAATTATCCTCTCCCAAATTCCAGACTTCGATCAGTTATGGTGGCTTTCCATTGTAGCTGCTGTCATGTCCTTCACTTACTCGATAATTGGACTGGGTTTGGGTGTTGGTAAAGTCGTAG AAAACAAGAGAGTAAGAGGAAGCCTAACCGGCATAACTGTTGGGACTGTGAGTGAGAGTAGAAAAATTTGGAGAACCTTCCAAGCACTTGGCGACATAGCCTTTGCTTACTCATACTCAATGATCCTGATAGAAATTGAG GATACTGTCAAATCTCCTCCAAAAGAGTCCACAACAATGAAGAAGGCTACTTTCATTAGTGTAGTAGTCACAACCTTTTTCTACATGCTATGCGGCTGCTTTGGATACGCTGCTTTCGGAGACTCGAGCCCCGGAAACCTTCTCACTGGATTCGGATTCTACAATCCGTTTTGGCTGCTTGACGTAGCCAATGCTGCCATTGTTGTCCACCTTGTTGGCGCATACCAAGTGTACTGCCAGCCCCTTTTCTCATTCATAGAGAAAACGGCCACGGATAGATTCCCAAACAGTGATTTCgtcaacaaagaaattaaaataccGATCCCAGGGTACCATCCGTATAAACTCAATCTCTTCAGATTGGTGTGGAGGACAATTTTTGTCATCATAACAACTCTTTTATCAATGCTACTTCCATTTTTCAATGACATTGTGGGGCTTCTTGGAGCCATTGGATTTTGGCCCATAACAGTGTATTTTCCGGTGGAGATGTACATTGTTCAGAAGAGAATACCAAAGTGGAGCACAAGATGGGTATGCTTATACATGCTTAGTTTTGCTTGCCTTATAGTTAGTGTGACAGCTGCAGCAGGTTCTGTTGCTGGGATCATCGACGATGTAAAAGTTTACAAGCCATTTAGGACTAACTACTAA